A genomic region of Oceaniferula marina contains the following coding sequences:
- a CDS encoding efflux RND transporter permease subunit, with amino-acid sequence MKDAIEKDHKIIAWFAHNSVVANVLLFAILGFGIWTALNVRKEAFPSFDAKSVNIEVPFRGGTPEDVERGVVLKIEESLKNVDGIEHIRSTSTETSATIVVQAYEDYDLSKLLDDVKIKVDAIPTLPEQAEKPIISERKRENSVIWIEVHGDASEEVLKETARELRDDLLLDPSISKVNTSGARDYEISIEVSEDKLRTYGLTFEEVSQAVSANSIDLSGGVIRSNRGDISLRTRSQAYNTRDFAAIPLRTTEEGTRIYLRDVASIRDGFVDQDFLSEFETSPTVSLNIVNEGSDDILKSRKAADELVQQYLESNKLPEGVTLTLWSDESKVIRARLMLLAKNGILGVLLVIVCLTMFLNLRLAFWVSLGIPISLAGAVILFPLPGVDISINVLTSFAFILVLGIVVDDAIVIGESVYAEKEKQIDCKSGNAPFRATVRGVSKVIVPAVFGVLTTIAAFYPLTQVSGRMGNAFGQIATGVIFCLIFSLIESKLILPAHLAHIDVHKKPTNALTRAWARFQGSIASSLKWFIRTVYQRFLNWLMPHRYTVTAAFVAVFVIVVALLPSNRLRFVFFPDIQRDSASAILELEEGLPVSYLHEQARRISDAAHRTGMEFESETGHNPFKHVQVHSKNNTLATIAVELTPSESRSISTNEIVNAWRNKIRGIAGAKSLTFSGKAGPPGGALDIQLQSDNLDSLKSAAEALKTELSSYNGVFDVQDTFSSGRPEIQIEVTPEGEAAGFDKRDLALNLRDAFYGREAQRVQRGRDEVKVMVRYPIDDRGSIDTMRDMRVRSLDGTTVPFGIVADTHYGQGLSKIERYDGKRIVSVKGDVDKDVTSSDEVLLKLQKDYFPELLKQHPDITFNLSGEAEQRAKSMKSLFIGFGASIILIYILLAIPLKAYVKPLFIMSVIPFGIIGALAGHYLVGIPVSILSIFGILALSGVVVNDSLVLVHRIDDLRPQYSSLEETIHQAGGERFRAILLTSVTTFVGLTPLLAETEVQAQFLKPMAVSLGFGVLFATFITLILLPMQLLIARDIKRGFIHSANSWKRLLGPKAD; translated from the coding sequence ATGAAAGATGCGATCGAAAAAGACCATAAAATCATCGCATGGTTCGCCCACAATTCCGTGGTCGCCAATGTCCTACTGTTCGCCATCCTCGGCTTTGGCATCTGGACAGCGCTGAATGTCCGCAAAGAAGCGTTCCCATCATTCGACGCCAAAAGCGTCAATATCGAAGTCCCCTTTCGAGGAGGAACACCCGAAGATGTCGAGCGTGGCGTCGTCCTCAAAATCGAAGAGAGCTTGAAAAATGTGGATGGCATTGAGCACATCCGCAGCACGAGCACGGAAACCAGTGCGACCATCGTCGTTCAAGCATACGAGGACTACGATCTGAGCAAGCTGCTCGACGACGTCAAAATCAAAGTCGACGCCATACCGACACTCCCTGAGCAGGCAGAGAAACCGATCATTTCTGAACGGAAACGTGAAAATTCCGTCATCTGGATTGAGGTTCATGGTGATGCCAGCGAGGAAGTGCTCAAAGAAACGGCCCGCGAACTCAGGGACGACTTGCTACTTGACCCCTCTATCAGCAAGGTTAATACCAGTGGAGCGCGCGATTATGAAATCTCGATTGAAGTTTCTGAAGACAAATTGCGAACCTACGGTCTGACTTTCGAGGAAGTCTCCCAAGCGGTTAGTGCGAACTCAATCGACCTGTCAGGCGGAGTAATCCGGAGCAACCGGGGTGACATTTCATTGCGAACCCGCTCTCAAGCCTACAATACCCGTGACTTTGCAGCTATCCCACTCAGAACCACGGAAGAAGGCACCCGCATCTACCTTCGCGACGTTGCCAGCATCCGGGACGGTTTTGTTGATCAGGACTTTCTCTCAGAATTTGAAACATCACCAACGGTCAGCCTGAATATTGTCAACGAAGGAAGCGACGATATCCTGAAGTCCCGCAAAGCAGCCGATGAGTTGGTTCAGCAATATCTGGAATCCAACAAGCTCCCCGAAGGCGTCACCCTCACTCTCTGGAGCGACGAATCCAAAGTGATTCGTGCACGACTGATGTTATTGGCAAAAAATGGCATCCTTGGGGTTCTGCTGGTGATCGTTTGTCTGACGATGTTTCTTAACCTGCGTCTCGCTTTCTGGGTCTCACTCGGTATCCCGATTTCGCTCGCTGGAGCCGTCATTCTCTTCCCTCTGCCCGGTGTTGACATCTCTATCAATGTCCTCACCTCCTTCGCTTTCATTCTGGTTCTCGGAATTGTCGTGGATGATGCCATCGTCATTGGCGAAAGCGTCTACGCGGAAAAAGAAAAACAAATCGATTGTAAATCTGGGAATGCTCCATTCCGGGCAACCGTCCGAGGGGTGAGCAAGGTGATTGTGCCAGCCGTCTTCGGGGTGTTGACCACCATCGCAGCCTTCTATCCATTGACTCAGGTTAGCGGACGTATGGGTAATGCCTTTGGCCAAATTGCCACCGGTGTGATCTTCTGCCTGATTTTTTCACTGATTGAATCCAAACTCATTCTTCCCGCGCACCTCGCCCACATCGACGTTCACAAAAAGCCGACCAATGCCCTCACTCGCGCCTGGGCTAGGTTTCAAGGAAGTATCGCATCCAGTCTGAAATGGTTCATCCGGACGGTCTACCAGCGCTTTCTCAACTGGTTGATGCCACACCGCTACACCGTGACAGCTGCCTTTGTTGCTGTGTTTGTCATCGTTGTGGCTCTTCTGCCATCCAACCGACTTCGCTTTGTCTTTTTTCCAGACATCCAACGAGACAGTGCCTCAGCCATTCTAGAGCTGGAAGAAGGCTTGCCGGTCAGCTATTTGCATGAACAGGCCCGCCGCATCTCGGATGCTGCACACAGAACAGGAATGGAATTTGAATCCGAAACAGGACATAACCCATTCAAGCACGTTCAGGTGCATTCAAAAAATAACACGCTGGCCACCATCGCCGTCGAACTGACCCCCTCGGAGTCGCGTAGTATATCCACCAACGAAATCGTCAATGCCTGGCGCAATAAAATCCGCGGCATCGCCGGGGCGAAATCACTCACCTTTTCCGGGAAAGCCGGGCCTCCCGGTGGAGCGCTCGATATCCAACTGCAAAGCGATAACCTGGACTCACTGAAATCCGCAGCCGAAGCCCTAAAAACAGAACTCAGCAGCTACAATGGTGTGTTTGATGTGCAGGACACCTTTAGTTCGGGACGACCCGAAATTCAAATCGAGGTAACGCCTGAAGGGGAAGCCGCCGGTTTTGATAAACGAGACTTGGCACTCAACCTCCGAGACGCCTTCTATGGTCGCGAAGCCCAGCGCGTGCAGCGTGGGCGCGACGAAGTTAAGGTGATGGTCCGCTACCCGATTGATGACCGAGGAAGTATTGATACGATGCGAGACATGCGGGTGCGCAGTCTCGACGGGACGACCGTTCCTTTTGGCATCGTTGCCGACACCCATTACGGTCAGGGCTTGTCAAAAATCGAGCGCTACGACGGCAAACGGATCGTTTCCGTTAAGGGAGATGTCGATAAAGATGTCACCTCCTCGGACGAAGTCCTGCTAAAGCTTCAAAAGGACTATTTCCCTGAACTTCTCAAACAACACCCGGACATCACCTTCAACCTCAGCGGAGAGGCTGAGCAACGGGCCAAATCCATGAAATCACTCTTCATCGGCTTCGGTGCGTCCATCATCTTGATCTACATTCTACTCGCCATACCGCTTAAAGCTTATGTCAAACCCCTCTTCATCATGTCGGTGATCCCCTTCGGCATCATCGGAGCTCTCGCCGGACACTATCTGGTGGGAATCCCCGTCAGTATTCTGTCCATCTTTGGTATTCTGGCACTCAGCGGCGTGGTGGTGAACGATTCTTTGGTGTTGGTGCACCGAATCGATGATCTTCGGCCTCAGTATTCTTCATTGGAAGAAACGATCCATCAAGCTGGAGGAGAACGTTTCCGAGCCATTTTGTTGACCTCGGTGACCACCTTCGTCGGACTTACCCCACTGCTTGCCGAAACCGAGGTTCAGGCACAATTCCTCAAACCCATGGCCGTTTCTCTTGGATTTGGAGTGCTCTTTGCAACCTTCATCACCTTGATCTTGCTTCCCATGCAGTTATTGATCGCACGAGACATCAAGCGAGGGTTCATTCACTCAGCGAACAGCTGGAAACGTCTCTTGGGACCGAAAGCCGATTGA
- a CDS encoding efflux RND transporter periplasmic adaptor subunit, whose translation MHALKKILSLGLIPLVILALGGSVVIYLIKTKPEPKRAIPPQIIAHVEVINSQTDTHTPWIDTYGTVRSYYETEISSLVAGEIVSISPRFQTGESVRKGDVLVEINTADYLAAIALQKANIAKAKETLLTEQARGRIARSDWQSSGRKLEDASPYTLRVPQQEAAQAAVDSAEAALAKAELDLKRTKVTAPYDAIVQERLASPGSIVGIATPLGRLIAREKAEVRLPLTPDEVVQLKLPLAFRLPEDETVDRERLIDVTLSSPAYPGITWPGVITRTEASVDAKNQVIYVVAEIKAPFDPPGSPLPIGTFVKARMQGKDLPNTIRVPEASIINDHFVWVVDGDSKLRRQTVNRLYSSNGMVIASLPENAPPTPYHISVRPLPSFRNGQEVKAETKTRASESSTANNDDVTP comes from the coding sequence ATGCACGCATTGAAAAAAATTCTTTCCCTGGGACTGATCCCTCTGGTTATCCTCGCATTAGGAGGATCGGTTGTCATTTATCTCATCAAAACCAAACCGGAACCCAAACGCGCCATCCCTCCGCAAATCATCGCTCACGTTGAGGTGATCAACTCGCAAACCGACACGCATACTCCATGGATTGACACCTACGGGACGGTTCGAAGTTACTATGAAACTGAAATTTCCAGTTTGGTTGCAGGTGAAATCGTCAGTATTTCACCACGATTTCAAACCGGTGAATCCGTGCGCAAAGGGGACGTTCTGGTGGAGATCAACACCGCAGACTACCTCGCTGCCATTGCCTTACAAAAAGCGAATATCGCCAAAGCCAAGGAAACCCTACTCACAGAGCAGGCTCGTGGCAGGATCGCCCGAAGCGATTGGCAGTCGAGTGGGCGCAAGCTCGAAGACGCCTCCCCATACACTCTGCGTGTCCCACAGCAAGAAGCTGCCCAGGCAGCCGTGGACTCCGCCGAAGCGGCTCTAGCCAAAGCGGAACTCGATCTGAAACGCACAAAAGTGACCGCTCCTTACGATGCCATTGTCCAGGAACGGCTCGCCAGCCCCGGATCCATCGTCGGTATTGCCACGCCACTGGGAAGGCTCATCGCAAGGGAAAAAGCTGAGGTTCGACTCCCCCTTACCCCGGATGAGGTCGTGCAGCTCAAGTTACCCCTTGCGTTCAGACTTCCCGAGGATGAAACCGTCGATCGGGAACGCCTGATCGATGTGACACTCTCATCACCTGCATACCCTGGGATTACCTGGCCGGGCGTCATCACTCGCACAGAAGCCAGCGTGGATGCAAAAAACCAAGTCATCTACGTTGTAGCAGAAATCAAAGCCCCCTTCGACCCTCCGGGATCGCCATTACCTATCGGAACCTTCGTCAAAGCACGAATGCAAGGAAAAGACCTGCCGAACACAATCCGAGTGCCTGAGGCATCCATCATCAATGATCACTTTGTGTGGGTTGTCGATGGCGACTCCAAACTCAGAAGGCAAACCGTCAACCGACTCTATAGCTCCAATGGCATGGTCATCGCCAGTCTGCCTGAAAATGCCCCACCCACCCCGTATCACATCAGTGTCAGGCCACTGCCCAGTTTCAGAAACGGTCAAGAAGTCAAAGCTGAAACCAAAACCAGAGCGAGCGAATCCAGCACAGCAAACAACGACGACGTGACGCCATGA